In the genome of Carnobacterium pleistocenium FTR1, one region contains:
- the glpK gene encoding glycerol kinase GlpK, protein MTKEYIMSIDQGTTSSRAIIFDKAGNPKWSSQKEFTQYFPQPGWVEHDANEIWISVLSVIAGALIESGLKPTDIDSIGITNQRETTVVWDKETGRPIHRAIVWQSKQTNDISDQLKQDGHTKLIKDKTGLVIDSYFSATKVKYILDHVEGSRERAKKGELLFGTIDTWLVWKLTDGKAHVTDYSNASRTMLFNIYDLKWDKDILALLDIPKEMLPEVRSSSEIYGKTSPEHFYGGQIPIAGMAGDQQAALFGQVGYEKGMVKNTYGTGAFIIMNTGKEPIKSDNGLLTSIAYGINGEITYALEGSIFVAGSALQWLRDGMRMFRSAPESEKYAKRVDSTENVYVVPAFTGLGAPYWDQDARGAVFGITRGTTKEHFIRATLESLAYQTKDVVDTMNKDSGIPIKTLRVDGGASKNDFLMQFQSDILDTKIERSKISETTALGAAYLAGLATGFWKNQDEIKKYWEKDATFEPNMEEEEREDLYAGWQSAVEATRVFKHRPKRKNK, encoded by the coding sequence ATGACAAAAGAATATATTATGTCGATTGATCAAGGCACTACTAGTTCTAGAGCAATAATATTTGATAAAGCAGGAAATCCTAAATGGAGTTCTCAAAAAGAATTCACACAATATTTTCCTCAGCCAGGTTGGGTAGAACATGATGCCAACGAAATTTGGATTTCGGTTTTATCTGTTATTGCAGGAGCTTTAATCGAATCAGGATTAAAACCAACTGATATTGATAGTATTGGGATCACCAACCAACGTGAAACAACTGTTGTTTGGGATAAAGAAACGGGTAGACCAATTCATCGTGCAATTGTATGGCAATCAAAACAAACGAATGATATTTCAGATCAACTTAAACAAGATGGACATACAAAATTAATTAAAGATAAAACAGGTCTAGTTATCGATTCATATTTCTCAGCAACTAAAGTCAAATATATTTTAGATCATGTTGAAGGTTCAAGAGAACGTGCTAAAAAAGGCGAATTACTATTTGGAACAATTGATACTTGGTTAGTTTGGAAATTAACAGATGGAAAAGCGCATGTTACAGACTATTCAAATGCAAGTCGGACAATGTTGTTCAATATTTATGATCTTAAATGGGATAAAGATATTCTCGCATTATTAGATATTCCCAAAGAGATGTTGCCGGAAGTTAGATCTTCTTCTGAAATTTATGGAAAAACAAGCCCAGAGCATTTTTACGGTGGACAAATCCCAATAGCTGGTATGGCTGGGGATCAACAAGCAGCTTTATTTGGTCAAGTAGGATACGAAAAGGGTATGGTTAAAAATACTTATGGTACGGGTGCATTTATTATTATGAATACCGGAAAAGAACCAATCAAGTCAGATAATGGTTTACTTACATCCATTGCTTACGGTATCAACGGTGAAATCACGTACGCTTTGGAAGGAAGTATTTTTGTTGCTGGATCAGCACTTCAATGGCTAAGAGATGGTATGAGAATGTTTAGAAGTGCTCCTGAATCAGAAAAATATGCTAAAAGAGTAGACTCAACAGAAAATGTTTATGTAGTACCGGCATTTACAGGTTTAGGTGCGCCATATTGGGATCAAGATGCTCGTGGAGCTGTTTTTGGCATAACACGTGGGACAACTAAAGAACATTTTATCAGAGCAACGCTTGAGTCTTTAGCTTACCAAACAAAAGATGTTGTAGATACAATGAATAAAGATTCTGGAATCCCAATTAAAACATTACGTGTTGATGGAGGAGCATCGAAAAATGACTTCTTGATGCAATTTCAATCAGATATTTTGGATACTAAAATCGAACGTTCTAAGATCAGTGAAACAACAGCGTTAGGAGCTGCTTATCTTGCTGGATTAGCAACAGGATTTTGGAAAAACCAAGATGAAATCAAAAAATATTGGGAAAAAGATGCTACTTTTGAACCAAATATGGAAGAAGAAGAACGTGAAGACTTGTATGCCGGCTGGCAATCAGCTGTAGAAGCTACAAGGGTTTTCAAACATAGACCTAAAAGAAAAAACAAATAA
- a CDS encoding peptide ABC transporter substrate-binding protein — protein sequence MKNQIKGLGILSLAVLLTACGSGDSEGSTTVSSSADGENNLADTQELRLTASSEIPSMDTALATDLTSFTVMNNVFEGLYVLGPDSEPVLGVAAKEPTISEDGKTYTFEIREDAVWSNGEAVTADDFVYAWQKVVAPETASGYAYMFDGLIQNATEIINDELDPTELGIKAVNDNTLEITLMQPTPYFDQLLTLPFFFPQNKAFAQEQGDEYGSTNENLIYNGPFVLEGWDQASSVGWTFEKNEEYWDAESVILDTITVDVIKEVTTELNLYENNDTDIAFLSGSSVSQYTEDPNFHSSLNATTFYIEMNNLNNDETTELSNKNIRLAIASAIDKEGYTKSVLQDGSEPIDGFVPAGLASNPTTDADYREDAGNVLPYDLEKAEESWETGLSELGTDSIELELITSDTEDSKRLAEYLQDQLQNNLPGLTVKLRSMPFSMKLETVREGTYDMAVNSWIADFADPINYVERFDTDINRMNYSNPDVDALVDKAKATYDDDEARWEKLVEIENVALGEDAALAPLYQSADSYLLNPNVKDYYKRVFGPDSYKWTWIAEE from the coding sequence ATGAAAAATCAGATAAAAGGGTTGGGTATACTTAGTTTGGCGGTGTTATTAACAGCATGTGGAAGTGGGGATTCTGAAGGATCTACAACTGTAAGTTCTTCTGCTGATGGTGAAAATAATTTAGCGGATACGCAAGAATTACGCTTAACAGCTTCCTCTGAAATTCCTTCTATGGATACAGCTTTAGCAACTGATTTAACGAGTTTTACTGTTATGAATAATGTTTTTGAAGGATTGTATGTTTTAGGACCAGATTCTGAGCCCGTTCTAGGTGTGGCAGCCAAAGAACCTACAATCAGTGAAGATGGGAAAACGTATACTTTTGAGATCCGTGAAGATGCCGTTTGGTCTAATGGAGAAGCTGTTACAGCAGATGATTTTGTCTATGCCTGGCAAAAAGTTGTGGCACCTGAAACAGCAAGTGGATACGCATATATGTTTGACGGATTAATTCAAAATGCTACAGAAATTATTAATGATGAATTGGATCCAACCGAGTTAGGTATTAAAGCCGTTAATGATAACACTCTAGAAATCACATTGATGCAACCGACACCTTATTTTGATCAGTTATTGACCTTGCCGTTTTTCTTTCCTCAAAATAAAGCTTTTGCCCAAGAACAAGGTGATGAGTATGGAAGTACAAATGAGAATTTAATTTATAATGGTCCTTTTGTATTAGAAGGATGGGATCAAGCAAGTAGCGTGGGATGGACATTTGAAAAAAATGAAGAGTATTGGGATGCTGAATCAGTTATTTTAGATACGATAACGGTTGATGTAATCAAAGAAGTTACTACCGAGTTAAATTTGTATGAAAATAATGATACAGATATTGCCTTCTTATCAGGAAGTTCTGTCTCTCAATACACCGAAGATCCTAATTTTCATTCATCATTAAATGCGACAACGTTTTATATTGAAATGAATAACTTGAATAACGATGAGACAACGGAACTAAGTAACAAAAATATTCGCTTAGCTATTGCCTCTGCTATTGATAAAGAAGGCTATACGAAGAGTGTCTTACAAGATGGATCAGAGCCTATTGATGGATTTGTTCCAGCTGGGTTAGCAAGTAATCCAACAACAGATGCAGATTATCGGGAAGATGCAGGGAATGTATTGCCTTATGACTTAGAAAAAGCTGAAGAATCTTGGGAAACGGGACTATCAGAATTAGGTACAGATAGTATTGAATTAGAATTAATTACCTCAGACACAGAAGATTCAAAACGATTGGCAGAATATTTGCAGGATCAATTGCAAAATAATCTACCGGGTTTGACAGTCAAGTTGAGAAGTATGCCATTTAGTATGAAATTGGAAACCGTACGTGAAGGAACCTATGATATGGCTGTTAATTCATGGATTGCTGACTTTGCAGATCCAATCAATTATGTAGAACGTTTTGACACAGACATCAACCGAATGAATTATTCGAACCCAGATGTAGATGCTTTAGTGGATAAAGCAAAGGCAACTTATGATGATGATGAAGCACGTTGGGAAAAACTAGTAGAAATTGAAAATGTGGCTTTAGGTGAGGATGCAGCTTTGGCACCTTTATACCAATCAGCAGATTCTTATTTACTGAATCCGAATGTTAAAGATTATTATAAACGTGTTTTTGGTCCTGATAGTTACAAATGGACATGGATAGCAGAAGAATAA
- a CDS encoding helix-turn-helix domain-containing protein, translating to MDGLKRKQTKATYSVQFKVDVIHFIKQTGTSYSDTAITFGMNNPSLIANWNQTFQGKGIEGLKPHPKGRPSMTKKSKKQQLKPATSADLSRQELEREIELLKLENAYLKKLKAFQKNPDVFLEKHKQQWQTNLKKKDSN from the coding sequence TTGGACGGTTTAAAAAGGAAACAGACGAAAGCAACTTACTCTGTTCAATTTAAGGTGGATGTAATACACTTTATAAAACAGACAGGCACTTCTTATTCAGATACAGCCATTACCTTCGGCATGAATAATCCTTCCCTCATCGCAAATTGGAATCAAACTTTCCAAGGCAAGGGAATTGAAGGCCTAAAACCACACCCAAAGGGGCGTCCTTCAATGACTAAAAAATCAAAAAAACAGCAACTGAAACCAGCCACATCAGCAGATCTTTCTAGACAAGAATTAGAACGAGAAATTGAACTACTGAAATTGGAGAATGCCTATTTAAAAAAGTTGAAAGCTTTTCAGAAGAATCCCGATGTCTTTCTCGAAAAGCACAAGCAGCAGTGGCAGACGAACTTAAAGAAGAAGGATTCAAACTAA
- a CDS encoding IS3 family transposase: MADELKEEGFKLKDILLVVGIPESTYHYYVKQLKKIDSNQRLKEQIEQLFFQFKERFGYKRITNELKKLGYSGVNHKKVYRLMKEMGLKCVKFMRKSRKYNSYKGKVGTIAKNKLNRRFSTSITLQKLVTDVTEFKCTGEEKLYLSPILDLCNSEVIAYGINKRPILDLVMKPLEEAVGILKEHATVRTTLHSDQGWQYQHNHWIKTLKKNNVFQSMSRKATCADNATMENFFGILKQEMYHGEKLVSYEELKSRIEEYIEWYNHVRSKAKLAGLSPVEYRTQTSQSAAY, translated from the coding sequence GTGGCAGACGAACTTAAAGAAGAAGGATTCAAACTAAAAGATATCCTTCTGGTGGTGGGTATTCCAGAGTCAACCTATCACTATTACGTAAAGCAATTAAAAAAAATAGATAGTAATCAGCGACTAAAAGAACAGATTGAACAACTTTTCTTTCAGTTCAAAGAGCGATTTGGGTACAAACGCATTACAAATGAACTGAAGAAACTAGGTTATAGTGGTGTCAACCACAAGAAAGTTTATCGTCTCATGAAAGAAATGGGTTTGAAATGTGTTAAATTTATGCGGAAATCCCGGAAATATAACTCTTATAAAGGAAAAGTAGGCACTATTGCCAAGAATAAGTTAAATAGACGCTTCTCTACATCCATCACTTTACAGAAGCTCGTCACCGACGTGACAGAGTTTAAATGTACAGGCGAAGAAAAGCTCTACCTTAGTCCTATTCTAGATCTATGTAATAGTGAAGTAATAGCTTATGGAATAAATAAACGACCTATCCTGGACTTGGTGATGAAACCTTTGGAAGAAGCCGTCGGCATCCTTAAAGAACACGCCACGGTTCGTACCACTCTTCATTCTGATCAAGGTTGGCAGTATCAGCATAATCATTGGATCAAAACACTAAAGAAAAACAACGTTTTTCAGAGTATGTCTCGCAAGGCGACTTGTGCAGATAATGCGACAATGGAAAATTTCTTCGGCATCCTAAAACAAGAAATGTATCATGGGGAGAAATTAGTCAGTTATGAGGAATTGAAATCAAGAATTGAAGAATATATCGAATGGTATAATCATGTTCGATCAAAAGCAAAATTGGCTGGCTTAAGTCCGGTCGAATACCGAACTCAAACCAGCCAATCAGCTGCATATTAA